GATACGAACAGCCTGGCTGGATTTATTATAGGTAATTGCGCGTGTATCCCAAGTTCCACTGCCAGTGATCGTCGAATTACTTGCGCCTGTGAACTGCAAATTCACAAAACGATTAACCGTTGTTACCTGTTCGAGATCGATAACGCCGGCGTTGGACAAATCGCCTTGAACAATCATCGTGTGGGTACGTGACGTTGGGGTTCCTGGTTCAGATGTCTGTATAGTTCCATTAGCGTTGACAGTCACATTACTTGAAAATGTTATGGTACGATTTCCTCCAACAGCCGCTGAAGCGGGAAAATTCAAAGTACCGGCGGTTCCTCCGCCGACCGTCAGCGCGCCAAGTGGGTTTAATAAAGTAAAATTAAAATCGAGCGTGACCGTAAAGCCTCCGTTAATAACCACTATGTCGGCTCCGTCCACACTTCCTGCAGTTTGGCCAGGATAGACCGACGTACCGGGATTATCACCGTCTCGAACCACCGTCCAAGTTCCGCCGACATTCCAGTTTGCTGTAGCGGCTGATGTAAAAACGTCCTGAGCAAAAGTAGGGAGGTTATTAAAAAAAAGACCTGCAAGAAAAAACAGAACTGTAACCTTTTTCATTTGAAAGTTCCTTCTGTTATTGGAATTTATTTTTTTCATATTTTTTTCGTGTTTGAATTTTTATGTGTTTGAACGCAAAATCGTATCCTCTCCGTGGCCGGTAACGATTTTATGTTGTGTTTCTAAGACCTAAATGTAATTACCAAAAAATGGGATAAATTGGTTTAATCGCCATTAAAATAATACTTTAGCCCCATGAAGTCAACAAAATTTATTAAGTAATTCAAAATGTTATACTTCACTGTTCTTAGGTTAATTTTACCCTAAAATGACAAAACGGTCAGTATTTCTGTGAGTATTTTTTGGAACAACGGTATATTCGGCAGATGCCCTATTTGCGGGCTTTCAGGAGCAACATAGGCATGTCTACCTGGTGGCGCACTTTGTCGGCCGTGCTACCGTAAATAATATCGCCGAGAAATCTATGGCCGTGGGTTGCCATCGCTATCAGATCAACTTTTATTTCTTTGGCAATTTTAATGATCTCCTCGGCCGGATCGCCCATAGCGAGAACATAACTTGCTTCAAATCCTTCTTTCAAAAGTTCCTGTACACGGCTTTCGAGATAAACACGATCCGTCTTCATCTCTACGCTTTCCTGCAGATCAAGCTGGTCGTAATTTCGCGCCGCCCAGCCGTCCGCCACATGAAGAAGCGTTATTTTCGAATGCGTTAGTTTGCCCAGTGACCGGATATGATCCAGTATGGTGCTATCGGTCTCTTTATTTTCCAAAGGGATTAGAATGTTTGCATGAGTTACTCGGTTAATTGATTATTCAAATTATCCAAAACTAAAATCACCATTCTCAAAAAACAACAATTTCCAATGACCCGAATACGAAATCTCAAATAGAACCTCGGTTATTGGAGTGTTTGCATTTATTTGAAATTTGTTTTTTGTGATTTGGAGCTTCTTAAAAATTACTTGTTAAGATATTATACGATTTTTTTTCAACTCAACCAATCTATAAATGTTTGAACCAACAACCACACATTGAGCGCAGCGATGATCACCGCAACAATCCAAGCTAAAATTTTGATCCACAATGAATTGACGAAATCGCCCATTTTTAATTTGTCGCCGGTAAACATCACGAGTGGAATACCGCGAAACTCAATTGCAGACTTAAGATCACCTGGCTCAAGATCAGAAGCTGCGTCGTGCCGTGTTCGCCGGATATGGCGGTTACTATAACGGCGGGAATGATCGCGATCAGGCGTGTAATAAGCCTACGCAGCCACGGGCGCATCCGGATATTTAAAAATCCTTCCATGACTATCTGCCCGGCCAGCGTACCGGTTAGTGTGGAGTTCTGGCCGGATGCCAATAAAGCAAGCGCAAACAGCGTGCTCGCGCCGGTGACTCCTAAGAGCGGACTAAGCAATTGATACGCCTCCTGAATTTCCGCTACTTCATTATAACCCTGTCTGTAAAAAGTCGCCGCGGAGACAATGAGAATTGCCGCATTGATAAATAAAGCAAACATTAAGGCAAACGTCGAGTCGATTGTGGCGAACTTGATCGCTTCCCGTTTTCCAGCAGTGTTGAGTTCATACTTCCGCGTTTGAACGATCGAGGAATGCAGATATAAATTATGCGGCATGACCGTCGCGCCAAGTATGCCCATCGCGATATACAACATATCAGGATCCGAGATGATCTGCGTAGTCGGAATAAATCCCATCATGATGCCGGCGAATTCAGGTTTTGAAAACAAAATTTCCAATCCGAAACATGTTCCGATCGTTGGTATCAAAGCGATGACCAGAGCTTCGATATATCGAAACCCTTTATTTTGCAGAAACAATATCAGCAATACGTCCAGTGCGGTTATGCACACGCCCCAAATCAGCGGAATGCCGAATAACAAATTTAAAGCGATCGCCGAACCGATCACCTCGGCAAGGTCGCACGCGGCAATAGCCACTTCGCACAATACCCACAAACCAAACGACACGGGCTTGCTGTAGTGATCACGGCAAGCCTGCGCCAGATCACGCCCTGTTACGATGCCTAACTTTAGGGAAAGCGACTGAAGCAAAATCGGCATCAAATTGGAAATCATAATGACGGATAAGAGTGTGTAATTGTATTTCGAACCCGCGGCAAGATCCGTCGCCCAGAATGCCGAACAGAACGATACGCAATTTTTGGTCTTAATTTAAGATTGAGCAAGATGGGACTAAATCCTGGCAAAATCGCGCCTATTTAGCAGAATATACATATACTTAAAAATCTCAATTTTTATCAAAAAAAGCTTGCTTTCGTACCAAGGAAAGGATATTATACTTAATAATCGAATTTAAGATACATGCTGTCGCTTTATTACTAACTAATCACAAGTCAGTTGGTGCGGTTAGCTATCACCATTTGGAGTAAAGGGATCATGAGAGATTGTAACAGTGAACCTGTTTATCCTAAGAATCGAAATGTGTCCTGTGCAAAAAGCGGCCGGAACAGATCGAAAGTATTGTTGTATGTTTCGCTGTTTGGATTTGTGTGTTTATCAGCTATACAACTGAACGCTCAAACGTGGTATTCTCAAGGGACCGCCAGTTTTGGTACATTATCCAATTGGAATAACATTGCAGGTGGCGGTGGTGGTAATCCAATAGCATCCGATCTAACCGATGGCAACAGCACATTTATTATTCAGAATACCCATGCCGTTAATATCGATCAAGATATTACTGTTGACAGTCTAACTATCAATTCAGGTGGAATTCTCACCAACGACGGGTTTAACGTTTCCCTCAACAGTCACTTCACTAATAATTCGTCTGCCAGCGGAGACGTCGATATCTCTGGTGGAATAGTAACATTTCAAGGGGGTAGTGCCCAAAAAATAGAGGGCACTCAAAAAACAATATTCAGTGAGCTCACGGTAAGTAATACAGGCGGGTTGACGGCCAATACATCGGCTGACATCGATTTGACCATTTTGACTATTACAACGGGAGGTTTTACTTCGGGTTCAGGTAATATCAATATCAATAACTCAGTAACGCACGGAATGATTGTCATTGATATTACTGCTGCAACTGATTTTTCGAGTGGTACGTTAGAGTTTGTCGGTAACCGGCGAGCTGTTGTACGGTCTGACCGCAATGTAACATACAATAACATCACGATCAACAGTACCGCGGCGACATCCGCCGGGAATGGTGCCGTTGATTTTCGTAGCAATAATGGTACTACGCGAACATTCACCGTCAATGGTACATTGGCACGCACATCGGGTGAACCCACTTTTGGAAGCAGTTTAACCCAACCCGTTTTATTGGATTACGGTTCTTCAGGCAAACTCTTGTATAACAACGGCGGTGCAGCAATGACTATTTCCAATGAATGGCCGACCTCCTCAACCGAGGCGCCCAGCCAGGTACGGTTTGCGCCTTCAATTAGCTGCACTTATACGATCAATTCGGCAAAACCAATTCCTGATGGCGGTACACTGATCGTTGACGGTTCAACAGCTAATCCGTCTTTAAGCGCGGGAACAGGAAGCATCACATATGGATCCGGAGCAGGGCTTGTATTTAATGGCACCGTAGCACATACTGTAGCATACGAATGGACAACCACGTCCAGCATTGACAGCCTTTACATGAATAATTCCGCCGGAGTAACTATTACTTCAGGGCGTCGTTTTGTAAATAAAGTGCTCACTCTCAATTCAGGCGAAATCAAGCACCCTTCTGCTGGTAACGATACACTCTATCTTGGCGGCAATCTTGTCGGAGGACTCAGCGGCGGCGGCGCCTACGATACCACGGCATTGAATGGAATTTTGGCCTTCATCGGCTCACAAAACCAAACCATCACTGGATCTTCGACCATTAATTCAATTTATG
This window of the bacterium genome carries:
- a CDS encoding universal stress protein codes for the protein MNRVTHANILIPLENKETDSTILDHIRSLGKLTHSKITLLHVADGWAARNYDQLDLQESVEMKTDRVYLESRVQELLKEGFEASYVLAMGDPAEEIIKIAKEIKVDLIAMATHGHRFLGDIIYGSTADKVRHQVDMPMLLLKARK